The following coding sequences lie in one Pempheris klunzingeri isolate RE-2024b chromosome 13, fPemKlu1.hap1, whole genome shotgun sequence genomic window:
- the vcpkmt gene encoding protein N-lysine methyltransferase METTL21D: MAAPVDESQYFVREIEKNDGCTLKVNQCYLGDVGCVVWDAAIVLAKYLETKQFYDPSSGVNVWAGRRVVELGAGTGAVGLMAATLGGHVTVTDLEDLQTLLRANTQENQALISTGSITAKVLKWGEDVSEFLPPPHYVLMADCIYYEQSIIPLVETLTLLSGPETCIICCYEQRTEGVNPKVERQFFELLQQKFSCVEIPSDRQDPEFSSPDIRILHIQRKV; this comes from the exons ATGGCGGCTCCGGTAGATGAGAGTCAATATTTTgtgagagaaatagagaaaaacgACGGCTGTACCTTAAAAGTGAATCAATGCTACTTAGGAGATGTCGGCTGTGTTGTTTGGGATGCAGCCATCGTTCTGGCAAAATATTTAGAGACGAAACAGTTTTATGATCCGTCGTCGGGAGTGAACGTGTGGGCTGGCAGGAGGGTGGTGGAGCTAGGAGCTGGGACAGGAGCTGTTGGTCTGATGGCAGCAACACTGGG GGGTCACGTTACTGTGACAGACCTGGAGGATTTGCAGACCCTCCTAAGGGCCAACACCCAGGAAAACCAGGCACTTATCAGCACTGGATCAATTACTGCCAAGGTACTGAAATG GGGTGAAGATGTGTCAGAGTTCCTGCCTCCCCCACATTATGTTCTTATGGCAGATTGCATCTATTATGAGCAG TCCATCATTCCACTGGTGGAGACATTGACGCTGCTCTCGGGACCAGAGACCTGCATTATATGCTGCTATGAGCAACGCACCGAGGGCGTCAACCCAAAAGTGGAGAGGCAGTTTTTTGAG TTGCTGCAACAAAAATTCAGCTGTGTGGAGATCCCCTCAGACAGGCAAGACCCAGAGTTTAGTAGTCCAGACATCCGCATCCTGCACATCCAGAGAAAAGTCTGA
- the arf6b gene encoding ADP-ribosylation factor 6b, whose amino-acid sequence MGKVLSKIFGNKEMRILMLGLDAAGKTTILYKLKLGQSVTTIPTVGFNVETVTYKNVKFNVWDVGGQDKIRPLWRHYYTGTQGLIFVVDCADRDRIDEARQELHRIINDREMRDAIILIFANKQDLPDAMKPHEIQEKLGLTRIRDRNWYVQPSCATTGDGLYEGLTWLTSNYKS is encoded by the coding sequence ATGGGGAAGGTGCTCTCAAAAATATTCGGCAACAAGGAGATGAGAATATTGATGCTCGGACTTGATGCTGCTGGAAAGACAACAATCCTTTACAAACTGAAACTCGGACAGTCTGTCACCACAATCCCCACAGTCGGCTTCAATGTGGAAACTGTCACCTACAAAAACGTCAAGTTCAACGTCTGGGATGTTGGAGGCCAAGATAAGATTCGTCCTCTGTGGCGACACTACTACACAGGCACCCAGGGGTTAATTTTCGTGGTGGATTGCGCGGACAGGGATCGCATCGACGAGGCAAGACAGGAACTTCACCGCATCATCAATGACCGGGAGATGAGGGATGCCATCATCTTGATATTCGCCAATAAGCAAGACCTTCCGGATGCCATGAAGCCTCATGAAATCCAAGAGAAGCTCGGATTGACCCGCATCAGAGATAGGAATTGGTATGTTCAGCCCTCCTGTGCTACCACAGGTGATGGACTGTATGAGGGCTTGACATGGCTAACTTCAAATTACAAATCTTAA
- the aspg gene encoding 60 kDa lysophospholipase isoform X1, with protein sequence MADSSSSKPISLSGALSLPKVDPMEVPGGRTLTGVVRGRIPRSAAPPVEVRVLVIYTGGTIGMKLGPDGLVPIPNYLEQKYLPTMPIFHDEDYAVKHHVRERYGPHTLVLPESDQKKMILYTIMEYSPLLDSSNMTPADWIKIATDIEKNYQEYDGFVVLHGTDTMAYTASALSFMCEHLGKPVVITGSQVPIYDLRNDGRDNLLGALLIAGQYIIPEVCLYFYNKLYRGNRTTKVDAGSFAAFTSPNLRPLAATEIDITVDWDIVLKPSTEKFQVSTKLDRNIGLLRLFPGITAATVRAFLQPPMQGVVLETYGSGNAPDNQKELLDALEEAIKIRHVIIINCTQCLRGTVSASYATGEALKKIGVLAGGDMTPEAGLTKLCYVLAKNELDLDAKKKMMGESLRGEMTPQLADAKLCLSDSRFIQVIAKSLSITCKEELEAIRDALTPPLACAAAKLGDIDALEALREMGGKLFLADYDGRTPLHVAACEGHLKVVQYLLTQGATVYAKDRYGDTPLSNAVRFRHKEVVKLMRKTGAHFSRDKLEEAGTELCRLAASGDLDGLEVWSLAGADLSKPGYDGRTAVQVAQALGKSGVQTFLDQLITSKPRSGGVIEFMPTQ encoded by the exons ATGGCGGACTCCAGCTCCAGCAAACCGATATCCCTCTCCGGGGCTCTATCACTTCCAAAAGTGGATCCGATGGAGGTGCCAGGTGGTCGCACTCTGACTGGTGTCGTCCGAGGAAGGATCCCAAGGTCAGCTGCTCCCCCCGTCGAGGTCCGTGTCCTGGTCATCTACACCGGAGGGACCATCGGGATGAAACTTGGTCCCGACG GACTGGTCCCAATACCCAATTATCTTGAGCAGAAGTACCTGCCCACGATGCCCATCTTCCACGATGAGGACTACGCCGTGAAGCACCATGTGCGTGAGCGCTACGGTCCGCACACCTTGGTCCTGCC GGAGAGTGACCAGAAAAAGATGATACTTTACACTATCATGGAGTACTCCCCGTTGCTGGACTCCTCCAATATGACCCCAGCTGACTGGATTAAAATTGCAACAGACATCGAG AAAAACTACCAAGAGTATGATGGTTTTGTGGTCCTCCATGGCACAGACACCATGGCTTACACAGCCTCTGCTCTGTCCTTCATGTGTGAACATTTGGGCAAACCAGTCGTTATCACTGGCTCACAG GTGCCTATCTATGACCTGAGGAACGATGGCAGAGACAACCTGCTGGGGGCGCTGCTGATTGCTGGCCAGTATATCATTCCTGAG gTGTGCCTTTATTTCTACAACAAACTCTACAGAGGGAATCGTACCACCAAAGTGGATGCTGGGAGTTTTGCTGCATTCACCTCTCCTAACCTGCGTCCACTGGCTGCTACTGAAATTGATATTACAG TTGACTGGGATATAGTGCTGAAGCCAAGCACAGAAAAGTTTCAAGTCAGCACTAAACTGGACCGCAACATAGGTCTGCTCAGGCTGTTCCCAGGAatcactgctgctact GTGAGGGCTTTCCTGCAGCCGCCCATGCAGGGTGTGGTCCTGGAGACATACGGCAGTGGAAATGCCCCTGATAACCAGAAAGAACTCTTGGATGCACTGGAGGAAGCTATCAAGATTCGACATGTCATCATAATCAACTGCACCCAGTGTCTGAGGGGGACTGTGTCTGCATCTTACGCCACTGGCGAG GCGTTGAAGAAGATAGGGGTGTTAGCTGGTGGTGACATGACCCCAGAGGCTGGCCTGACGAAGCTGTGCTACGTACTGGCCAAGAATGAGCTTGATCTAGATGCCAAGAAAAAG ATGATGGGTGAGAGCCTGCGAGGTGAGATGACTCCTCAGTTAGCGGACGCTAAGCTGTGTCTGAGCGACAGCCGTTTCATCCAGGTCATCGCCAAGTCTCTGAGCATCACCTGCAAGGAG GAGCTGGAAGCCATCCGTGATGCCCTGACTCCCCCACTGGCATGTGCTGCTGCTAAGCTTGGAGACATAGACGCCTTAGAAGCTCTAAGGGAAATG ggCGGAAAGTTGTTCCTGGCTGACTACGATGGACGTACACCCCTCCATGTTGCCGCCTGTGAGGGCCACCTCAAAGTGGTGCAGTACCTACTGACTCAAGGCGCTACGGTCTATGCTAAAGATCGCTATGGGGACACACCCCTGTCTAATGCCGTTCGCTTCAG GCACAAGGAGGTTGTGAAGCTGATGAGAAAGACTGGAGCCCACTTCTCCAGAGACAAGCTGGAGGAAGCAGGAACAGAACTGTGCcg CCTGGCAGCCAGCGGTGACCTGGATGGCCTGGAAGTCTGGAGCCTCGCTGGAGCGGATCTGAGTAAACCTGGCTATGACGGACGGACAGCAGTTCAAGTG GCCCAAGCTCTTGGCAAAAGTGGAGTGCAGACCTTTTTGGACCAACTCATAACCAGTAAACCCAGG AGCGGTGGAGTGATTGAGTTCATGCCAACCCAATAG